In one Leptospiraceae bacterium genomic region, the following are encoded:
- the add gene encoding adenosine deaminase — MKASIEKILDRIQSIDRDVNELNRLKSRLPLNRPYSPNVQLAFDYQINHLLSERVSLMEIVIQEPPSWIQEENKKRGKITLHTLDEIRTADLSLEKPSEKDVRSFIQSLPKTEVHLHLEACLDKKTLLQLIEENNIQTSEEELENVLHFEGLNGFINAFFFIQSIIKKEENLGYMVDSLAEYMRADNILYAEVFFAPSKFIQNGLNFQRMVEIIIERIREKKAEDGTDIKLLIDVSRSFGRENAMRNLEYVLELDYPEILGIGLGGAELKGPAKNFALIFEKARAAGLHTVAHSGEDDGPWEIWDAVKVLGAERIGHAVSAVQDPALVEYLAEKQIPVEICLTSNIFTGKYVRREQHHPVRKYYDSGLLTCINTDDPKIFNVNLSDEYLKLYQYLNFSLKEILDLIQKGVQSTFHPNKEALWKTMQSKISELKKDYKLGNF; from the coding sequence TTGAAAGCCAGTATTGAGAAAATTCTGGATCGAATCCAGAGTATCGATAGGGATGTCAATGAGCTAAACAGGCTAAAAAGCCGACTTCCCCTGAATAGACCTTATTCTCCCAATGTACAGCTGGCCTTCGACTACCAGATCAACCATTTACTTTCTGAAAGGGTCTCCCTGATGGAAATTGTAATTCAGGAGCCACCTTCCTGGATTCAGGAAGAGAATAAAAAACGTGGCAAGATTACCCTGCACACCCTTGATGAGATTCGAACTGCCGATCTTTCTCTGGAGAAGCCTTCGGAGAAAGATGTACGTAGTTTTATCCAGAGTCTACCTAAAACAGAAGTGCATCTTCACCTCGAAGCCTGTCTGGACAAAAAAACTCTTTTACAACTCATTGAAGAAAATAATATACAGACCTCGGAAGAAGAATTAGAAAATGTTCTGCATTTTGAGGGTCTGAATGGCTTCATTAACGCTTTCTTTTTCATTCAGAGTATAATAAAAAAGGAAGAGAACCTGGGATATATGGTAGATAGTCTTGCCGAATACATGCGGGCAGACAACATTCTCTATGCCGAGGTCTTTTTTGCACCTTCCAAGTTTATCCAGAATGGCTTAAATTTTCAGCGCATGGTAGAGATCATTATCGAACGGATCCGGGAAAAGAAAGCCGAAGATGGAACCGATATTAAACTTCTAATCGATGTTTCCCGCTCTTTCGGTCGAGAAAATGCGATGCGAAACCTGGAGTATGTGCTGGAACTGGATTATCCGGAAATTCTGGGTATCGGTCTGGGAGGAGCGGAATTAAAAGGGCCGGCCAAAAACTTTGCCCTGATTTTCGAAAAAGCAAGGGCAGCAGGTCTCCATACAGTCGCTCATTCCGGTGAAGATGATGGACCCTGGGAAATCTGGGATGCTGTAAAGGTTTTAGGGGCTGAACGTATCGGCCATGCTGTTTCGGCAGTACAGGATCCGGCTCTTGTGGAATACCTGGCAGAAAAGCAAATTCCGGTGGAAATCTGTTTAACCAGTAATATTTTTACAGGAAAATATGTTCGTAGAGAACAGCACCATCCGGTAAGAAAATACTACGACAGCGGTCTTTTAACCTGCATCAATACCGATGATCCCAAAATTTTCAATGTCAACCTGAGTGATGAGTATTTAAAACTTTATCAATATTTGAATTTTAGCCTGAAAGAGATTTTAGACCTGATTCAGAAAGGTGTTCAATCCACCTTTCACCCGAATAAAGAGGCTCTCTGGAAAACGATGCAAAGCAAAATTTCTGAACTCAAAAAAGATTATAAGTTGGGAAACTTTTAA
- a CDS encoding ClbS/DfsB family four-helix bundle protein, translated as MARPKNKTELLDLSKKNFEFLMDFIENLSQEEQNAEFPKGTMNRNIRDVLMHLHHWHLMMLEWYTIGMKGEKPDMPAKGYTWKTTPELNRWIWEKYRDTSLKEAKLHFKSSYKKIRSLIEKHNDEELFEKKKYKWTGTTSLGAYLVSATSSHYDWGIKLIKKAKK; from the coding sequence ATGGCACGACCTAAAAATAAAACCGAATTGCTGGATTTAAGCAAGAAGAATTTTGAATTTCTAATGGACTTCATTGAGAACCTATCACAGGAAGAACAGAATGCTGAATTCCCGAAAGGCACAATGAATCGAAATATTCGAGATGTGTTGATGCATCTTCACCATTGGCACTTAATGATGCTGGAATGGTACACAATCGGGATGAAAGGAGAAAAACCGGATATGCCGGCCAAAGGATACACCTGGAAAACAACTCCAGAACTGAACAGATGGATTTGGGAAAAATACAGGGATACATCCCTTAAAGAGGCAAAGCTACATTTCAAGTCGAGTTACAAAAAAATCAGGAGTCTCATCGAGAAACATAATGATGAAGAGCTATTTGAAAAGAAAAAATACAAATGGACCGGAACTACTTCATTGGGGGCCTACCTGGTTTCGGCAACATCAAGTCATTACGATTGGGGGATAAAACTTATTAAGAAGGCCAAGAAATAA
- a CDS encoding ComF family protein, translated as MKTVFYDLLNWLFPLQCFRCQKKDFLAKKIGLCKSCYSQKSRPAKETPPSFCPVCHSPLEDSCRYCNSRNIFFEKLFFLSYRNQLEKEIIQRIKFSNIGNLRYFFRTGLKKHIRELKNLELQAIIPVPSNLKTIKERPYRSCEVLEKDLSKFLQIPILRPVQKTSKELQSGKTYRERFLHAYSAFSIANSFQGKLLGSYLIIDDVFTTGATINEIARLLLQNGAEKIYVLVLSRGQDQK; from the coding sequence ATGAAAACTGTATTTTATGATTTGTTAAATTGGTTATTTCCCCTGCAATGCTTTCGGTGTCAGAAAAAAGATTTCCTTGCGAAGAAGATAGGACTCTGCAAATCCTGCTATTCTCAGAAGAGCCGTCCCGCAAAGGAGACCCCGCCTTCCTTCTGTCCCGTCTGCCACTCTCCCCTTGAAGATAGTTGTAGATACTGTAATTCCCGGAATATTTTCTTTGAAAAATTATTTTTTTTATCTTACCGAAATCAGCTCGAAAAAGAAATTATCCAGAGGATTAAGTTTAGTAATATAGGAAACCTTCGTTACTTCTTTCGGACGGGTTTAAAGAAGCATATCCGGGAACTAAAAAATTTAGAACTACAGGCCATTATTCCGGTTCCATCCAACCTTAAAACTATAAAAGAAAGACCCTACAGAAGTTGTGAAGTTCTGGAAAAAGACCTCTCTAAGTTTTTACAAATTCCGATTCTTCGGCCTGTACAAAAAACATCCAAAGAACTACAGTCCGGAAAAACCTACAGGGAGCGCTTTTTACACGCATATTCGGCTTTTTCTATAGCAAATTCCTTTCAGGGAAAGCTTTTGGGTTCCTATTTAATTATCGATGATGTATTTACTACCGGCGCAACTATCAACGAGATTGCCCGTCTTCTACTGCAAAATGGAGCTGAAAAAATATATGTTCTCGTCCTGAGTCGCGGGCAGGATCAAAAATAA
- a CDS encoding AAA family ATPase gives MLTIAYGEANFDNLRRNQRLFLDKTHFIPRLEAVEKFFFIRPRRFGKSLWISVLQSYYDIKKQEKFDELFHELYIHKQPTRGKRSICS, from the coding sequence ATGCTAACAATCGCGTATGGAGAGGCCAATTTCGATAATCTGAGAAGGAATCAACGCCTGTTTCTTGATAAAACTCATTTTATTCCCCGTCTCGAAGCAGTAGAAAAGTTTTTCTTTATTCGGCCAAGGCGTTTCGGAAAAAGCCTCTGGATTAGCGTCCTGCAATCCTATTATGACATAAAGAAGCAGGAGAAGTTTGATGAGCTTTTCCATGAGCTCTACATCCATAAACAACCTACCAGAGGGAAAAGAAGCATTTGTTCGTGA